The nucleotide window GTAACGAATGATGAGCAAATACAAACACTCGACGACTTTACAGATGCTGATAAAATTGCACTTCCCCAGCCTGGGAGTATTCAACACATTTTGCTGGCGATGGCTTGTGAGAAACAATTTGACCAAGCGGATAAGCTAGATCATTTGTTAATTGCTATGAAGCACCCAGATGCGTATCAATCTCTTGAATCAAAATCTACTATAAAAGCACATTTTGCTTCCCCTCCTTATTTGTTTGATGAGTTGAAGAATGAGAGCAATCATCTTGTTATATCAGGTGAGGAAGCCTTTGGAGGAGAGTTTACCTTTATTGTTGGTGTTTGTGGAAGAGATTTCTATGATAACAAAAAACAATATGAAGCAGTTCATAAAGGACTTCAGCAAGCCTTTGATTTTATAGCGGAGAATGAAGCAGAAGCGATTGAATTACTTTCAAAAAGCTATTCCTTGGATCAACAGATATTAAAAGATTATTTAAGTCAAGCAGGTATGGAGTATACCAAAGAGGTTGAAGGTGCAGAAACATTTGTGAGTTTTATGCTAAGAAATGAGTACATAAAAAACAACTATGAATTAAAAGACCTTATTTGGGAGTAATGGATGATTAAAAATAGTCTGAAAAATAAATACATACAAAGAAGTATTGTTGTGACGCTTTTGGTATTGCTTTGGGAAGCTTTATATCATTTGCAAGTATTCCCAGTGCAATTATTTCCTTCAACAAGTCAAATTCTGAAAGCTCTGTTTGTTGACTTATTAGATGGAAAATTATTTGTTCAAATTGGTCATTCACTGTATTTGATTTTTACAGGGCTAGTGATTGGTTTTATTATTGCAGTTATTCTATGCTATATAAGCTACTTTTCTAAGCTGATTTCTGTTTTAATAGACACACTGATTGCCATATTAGATCCCTTGCCAGGAGTTGCTATATTACCGATGATCATTCTTTGGATTGGCATTGGAGAGAAAGCCATTTTGTTTATTATGCTTCACTCGATTATTTGGCCTATGGTAATTAGTATTCAAACAGGAATGAAAAATATAGATAGGGTGTATATAGAGAGTGCAAAAATGAATGCTATTCGTAATTGGCAACTATTTTGGTATATTTTATTGCCACTTAGTTTGCCTCAGATATTGGCAGGAATAAAAATTGGTTGGTCTAGATCTTGGAGAGCACTCATTAGTTCAGAAATGATTTTTGGTGCGATAGGTGCCTTTGGTGGAATTGGTTGGTATTTGTTCGAAAAGCGTACATTTATGAACACCCCAGGTATGTTTTCTGGGCTACTTGTAATTATTATGATTAGCATCTTTGTTGAAGATATTATATTTGTTAAGCTGGATCAATATATTATCCGTTCAATTTGATGTTAGATGTTCTTTATTGGAGCACCTTATAAATGCTGATTTCCCACTCATAATCCATCATGTAGCGTGGGATTCTAATGCCATAAAGGGTATGCTTGAAGGAATGTATTAAGGTGCAATTATTTTTGATATAGTCATTCATATCCTCATAATATACATCATCACCATATAAAATAAGCCATCTCGGATTTTTATGGATATAATCCAACTCTTCATAATAAATGATGTATTCAATATCATTTTTTTGTATGTATTCTTTAAAGGACAGGTCGTTTGTTTTTAAATAAGCCAAATTCCGATAATCAAAAAGACTGCCATTATCAAAGTAAAAATCAGTATTTAAGTTACCAAGCACTACACTATCTTTTGGAACTGCTTTCGCGAATTCATTTAAGTAATCGTTATATTGATAAGGAAGGTAAGGTTTAATTTCCTTGATAGACAAAATGAAGGATAGAATGATTAAAATAACAAATAACCCTAAAAGGGTTTTGTTTTTTTTGAAGATTTTAATAAGAATGTTGCCGAGTAGTATGTAAAAAAACGGTATTAGAAAAAGAATGCTAGTAGTGTTATATCTACCAATGATTAGGATTCCCAACTGAATGGCAAAAAGTGAAATGAGCCATTGTGAGAGGGTATACTTTAGTCCGATTTCCGGAGATATTTTTTTGCTGATTAAGATACCAATTGAAATAAGGAGAAGGATTAAAAATGCAATCCAAAAGTATTTCATTTGAGGTATATAATAGGTTCCACTTACACTATTGTATAATTTGTAATAGAAATCATCTAAGGTTAGAAGCTTAGTTCCCATAGGAAAATCAACACCAAAAGTTGCCCCAAACTGACTATAGTGAGCTATAAAATTTGGATCTCCAATATAGCTTAATAAAATGAATGCGGATGCAAAACAACTGACCGTTAGAACTAAAAGAAGTATTTCCTTGAAGGGCTTTTTGCGCATAATCCAATCCTGTAGGTATAAAAATCCAAAAAGAAGGGCGAGTATAAAACTATTGGGATGTATTCCAATACAAAGTCCAATGATACTCCCTAATAATATTGTAGATTTAAATGGTTTAAGATAAACATAAAGGCCTAGCATTAAAAAGAATAAAACGACTATTTCTTGCCGCGCAAAATGTGAAGCATATAGAAATTGTATATTCAAGCTCAATAAAATTGTGGATAAGAGAGCATATAAGGGATGCTTTAGGACAACCACCATTATTTTATGAAATATATATAAAGTAGCCACAGAAAAAAACATGGAAATAAGCCTAACAGAAAACACAGAATTGCCTCCAAAGTGAACAAAAGGCATTTGTACTAAATGAAAGAGTAGCTTGATGCTATGTGGATAACGAGGAAAGAGATCAAAGAAAGTTTCAGTACAATATATACTATGTGTATCCATCATATTTCTTGTTAAACCACTTAACCAGGCTTCATCAGAGTGCACAAATGGAAAAGTAGTTAGAAAAAAGATATTTGCAATAAAGTATAGGAAAAGAAACCATATGATAAAAGGCATATTTTGCAATTTTTTCTTCATTTTATAG belongs to Firmicutes bacterium HGW-Firmicutes-1 and includes:
- a CDS encoding ABC transporter permease codes for the protein MIKNSLKNKYIQRSIVVTLLVLLWEALYHLQVFPVQLFPSTSQILKALFVDLLDGKLFVQIGHSLYLIFTGLVIGFIIAVILCYISYFSKLISVLIDTLIAILDPLPGVAILPMIILWIGIGEKAILFIMLHSIIWPMVISIQTGMKNIDRVYIESAKMNAIRNWQLFWYILLPLSLPQILAGIKIGWSRSWRALISSEMIFGAIGAFGGIGWYLFEKRTFMNTPGMFSGLLVIIMISIFVEDIIFVKLDQYIIRSI
- a CDS encoding ABC transporter substrate-binding protein translates to MIVFVFSGCSQKQDEDKLIIAEQYGLAYAPLQIMKEKGILEALLPNTEIEWVTLSNTTSIREAMLSDAVDVGFMGIPPFIIGLDNGMDWKMICGLSKNPSGLVTNDEQIQTLDDFTDADKIALPQPGSIQHILLAMACEKQFDQADKLDHLLIAMKHPDAYQSLESKSTIKAHFASPPYLFDELKNESNHLVISGEEAFGGEFTFIVGVCGRDFYDNKKQYEAVHKGLQQAFDFIAENEAEAIELLSKSYSLDQQILKDYLSQAGMEYTKEVEGAETFVSFMLRNEYIKNNYELKDLIWE
- a CDS encoding 4-amino-4-deoxy-L-arabinose transferase, which gives rise to MKKKLQNMPFIIWFLFLYFIANIFFLTTFPFVHSDEAWLSGLTRNMMDTHSIYCTETFFDLFPRYPHSIKLLFHLVQMPFVHFGGNSVFSVRLISMFFSVATLYIFHKIMVVVLKHPLYALLSTILLSLNIQFLYASHFARQEIVVLFFLMLGLYVYLKPFKSTILLGSIIGLCIGIHPNSFILALLFGFLYLQDWIMRKKPFKEILLLVLTVSCFASAFILLSYIGDPNFIAHYSQFGATFGVDFPMGTKLLTLDDFYYKLYNSVSGTYYIPQMKYFWIAFLILLLISIGILISKKISPEIGLKYTLSQWLISLFAIQLGILIIGRYNTTSILFLIPFFYILLGNILIKIFKKNKTLLGLFVILIILSFILSIKEIKPYLPYQYNDYLNEFAKAVPKDSVVLGNLNTDFYFDNGSLFDYRNLAYLKTNDLSFKEYIQKNDIEYIIYYEELDYIHKNPRWLILYGDDVYYEDMNDYIKNNCTLIHSFKHTLYGIRIPRYMMDYEWEISIYKVLQ